The DNA region TGACCGTGCTGGCCAGCGTGATGGCTACATTGCCTGTACTGGCGAGAATGATATTCGCCGCAAGCGTCACCGCGTCGTTGTAGGTTTGCGCGCCGGTCGTCGTGACATTGCCGGCCAGGCTCGTCGTGCCGCCAGCGTTCGTCGTCAGGCTCGTCAAGGCGCTCGTGCCGCCCACCACGCCGCCGAACGTCGTCGCGCCGGTCGTGTTCACCGTCAGATCGAAAGCGCCGTTCACCGTACTCGCGAGCGTGATGGCCGCGTTGCCCGTGCTCGCGAGGATCGCGTTACCCGTCAGAGTGACCGCGTCGTTGTAGGTTTGCGCGCCGGTGGTCGTCACATTGCCGGCCAGGCTTGTCGTGCCACCGGCGTTCGTCGTCAGGCTCGTCAAGGCGCTCGTGCCGCCTACCACGCCTCCAAAGGCTGTCGTGCCCGTCGTGTTGACCGTCAAACCGAAAGCGCCATTCACCGTGCTGGCCAGCGTAATGGCCGCGTTGCCCGTGCTCGCCAACACTGTGTTGCCCGCCAGCGTCACGGCGTCGTTGTACGTTTGCGCGCCAGTCGTTGTGACGTTGCCGGCGAGACTCGTCGTGCCACCGGCGCTGGTCGCCAGGCTTGTCAGCGCGGTACCGCCGCCCACCACGCCGCCGAATGTCGTCGCGCCGGTCGTGTTCACCGTCAAACCGAAGGCGCCGTTGACCGTGCTGGCAAAGTCGATCGTGGCATTGCCGGTGCTTGTCAGGATCGCGTTACCCGTCAGCGTCACGGCGTCGTTGTACGTTTGCGCGCCGGACGTCGTGACGTTGCCGGCCAGGCTCGTCGTGCCACCGGCGTTCGTCGTCAGGCTCGCTAGTGCGCTCGTACCACCTACCACGCCGCCGAACGTCGTCGCGCCGGTCGCATTGACGGTCAGCGACCGCGCCGTAGCGTCCGAGTTGACAGCAAGGTTAAAGCTCGCGGCCGCGGCAGAAACCACCGTATCGGCCTTCAATTGCACCGCGGCGTCGTACGTCTGATTGCCTGTGGTCGCCAGCGCCGGACCCAGCAAGATCAGGTCGCCGGCGTCGAGGCCGGCATTCACGCCCAGCGTGGTCAGCGCTGTAAACGAGGCAGGCGCGACCCCGGTGAGGTCGATTTGATTCGCGAAGCCGAGTGCGAAACCGCCAAACTGGATCGCGGTGAGTGTGTTGGCAGCCGCGACACCGCTGAGAGGATCGGCACCGTTGATCTTCACGTTGCCCGCCGCCACGGTCACGGCGATGTTGTCGGCGGCATCGCTGGAGATCGAAAGCAGGCCGGCCGCAACCTGCGCCGTCACGGCCAGCAGGTCGCGCCGCTCGAGCGCATCGAGATGCAGCCGCGTGAACCGCTCCGGGCCGCTCCCGAGGATTCCGTTGCGCTCGCGCGGCCCGAACCTGCGGTGCGCGCTACGACGGCGCGCGGCGTTCCGACCCGATTGAAAATGCGGTAACCATCTCGAAGCGATCGAGCACACGGCACGGGCCCTCAGGCGACATCCGAGGGCTGCGCCGTCAGGGCAGAGACCCGGCGTGCCGACAGGAATTTCAACGGCGCAACGTGGGACGGGCCGGGGAGTTCCGTCTGGCCACCGTGCTCGAATACGGTCCACTCGCGGCAAGCGCCAGGCTAAATAGAGGTCTGCCAGCGGTCAAGAAAGTGGGCAATTTGCGCGCATTTTTCCGGCTAATCCGGCCTTAAGGCCCTTCGATTCGGCAGGAACCATCGTCCCACGAAGCCCAACCCAAAACCCGATCGGTTCGATGGTCGACAAGGTGCATTTGCGAGCTAGCTTTTCGAGAGACGCCCCCCGCCAGACTGACGCGCACCAGTGACGTAGAGTTTCGATGAATTTACCGCGAATGTTGTTTGCAGTGGCTCCTGCCATGAACGTCGCAATCTTGGTCATGCTCGCCCTGATCGGGGTGGCTGAGTTCGCGCTAGGCGTGCTTGCCGGCCGGCTATGGGCGGCCAGCCGCGGCCCACTCGAACCCACCCCTGCTCCGCTGCCGCCGGCGACACTGCCGGCGGTGCGTCCCGAGCGTGCGCCGGTCGCGGCCGTCGCCGCGGCCCCTGCCGCATCCAGCCCCGAGCTGACGGTGCAGGTGGCACAGCATATCCAGGACATCGGCAGCTTGATGCAGTCGGACATCACCCGGCACGCGGAAAGCGTCCAGGAGTTCAGCAACCGTTTGGAACAAAGCTCGCGCGGCAGTGCGGCCGATTCGCACGACCCGGCCTTGATCGAGGCGGTAAAAGAAATGGTCGCGGCCAACTCTGCGCTTCAGCAGCGGCTGCGCGACGCCGAGGAAAAGCTCTCAAAGCAGGCCGAACAACTCAAAGTCAACGAGACGGCTGCACGGACCGATGGTCTGACGGCAATTGCCAACCGCCGCGCGTTCGAAGAACACCTGGCCAAGTGCCGTCTGCGCTGGACGGAACGCAGCATCCCGACGACCTTGATGATGATCGACGTCGATCACTTCAAGAAGTTCAACGATACGCACGGCCATCTCGCCGGCGATGCCGTGCTCAAACAAGTGGCCAAGACCCTGGCCGGCAGCGTCCGCGATGGCGACTTCGCGGCCCGCTATGGCGGCGAGGAGTTCGCGGTTCTGTTCGGCGCGACGGAGATGATCGACATCGGCATGGCGGCCGATCGGATTCGTCAAGCCATCGAGGCCATGGAGATCGAGTTCGCGGAGAAGCGACTCAAGGTGACGATCAGTTGCGGGCTGGCCGAGACCGCCGGCGATGAATCGACTCAGAACCTGATTTCGCGGGCCGACAAGGCGTTGTACGCTGCCAAACAGAACGGCCGCAATCGCGTCTACTGCGAGCATCGCGACACGACGTATGCCCTGGTCATGCAGACACCGAAAGAAGCGCACTCGGGCGAAGAGGACCCCTCGGAACTCGACCGCCGGCGGATTCAGCGGCGGCTCCGGATCGGGCCCTTGACCGACGGCAATTTGCCGGCTTCGAACGAGTTCTTCCCGGTGATGTGCCGCGATATCACGCCAACGGGGCTGTGTTTCTACCTGGAGCAAGAGCCCCTGTTCACGTCGCTGGTCATCGAGATGAACGAGGGCGAGGAACTGGTGCCCGTGCTGGCCGACCTGGTGGACGTGCGAGCGGCCGACACCTACGGCGGCGGCTACCAGTGCAAGTGCCGCTTCCATCAGCCCACGGCGTGTGCCGACGAAGCCGCCCTGGCGACCGTCTGAGCGGGGCCTGTCGCGGGGGTAGTCGTTTCAACCCCTATCATCGCTACCCGCGGCGCGACTCTTGTCGCACTGCACTCCGCTCGACCAATTGTTCGCCGGGCGTGCGAGCTACGTTTGAGGGTCCGCAGGCGATCCGTCGCGCGCTAGGCGTTGGCGATGTTGCGCCGGACATCCACCAATCCCCGCCTCGCTGGTCATGCACCGTCGCTCGATCAAAACCAAGCTGATTCTCCTGGCAACGATCTCAGGCATCGCCGCGGTGGCCGTAGCGTCGACCAGCTTCGTGCTCAATGACCTCGTCCAGTTGCGCGAAAGCAAATGGGCGCAACTCCGCGCCACGGCCGCCATCCTCGCCGCCAACGCGGCACCGGCGCTCGAAGCTCAAGACACGCAGGCCGCGCATCAATTGCTGCGGTCCCTGGCTTCCCAGCCCTGCATCGAATCCGCGGCGCTGTACGACGAACAACACCGTCTGTGGGTGTCGCTTCCCTTCAACGGCCAGGCGGCGACCGAGTCGGAGCCAACGCTCGACAACGAATCGCTCGGCGAGCGCACGACCAGCACCGGCGATTACGTCATTCACTATCCTGTAGCCGTTCGCGGCGCGCGGCTCGGCACCCTCGGCATTCGCGCCAATTCCCGAGACGTCGCCAAGCATCTGGCCGAATACCTGACCCTGGCGATGATCGTGGCGATTTGTTCGGCGTTGTTGTCGGTGCACCTGGCGATCATCCTGCAGCGCCGGCTGGCCGAGCCGATCGTCCGCCTCGCGGCGTTTGCCCACCAGATCGCCTGCCGGGGCGATTACTCGGTCCGCATCGAGTACGCCGGCAACGACGAGATCGGCGATCTGTATGGAGCCTTCGACAGCCTGCTCGAAAAAGTCGAGGCCTCGGAAACGGCGTTGCTCTTGGCGCAGTCCCAGTTGGCTGATCGCGTCGGCGAGCGCACCAACCAGTTGCTCGAAGAGATGGATCAGCGGCGGCGCGTGCAGACCGAGCTGGTCGCGGCCCAGAACGAAACCGAGGTCGCGCAACGCGTCAAGCAGAACTTTCTGGCCGAAAAGAGCTTTGAAATCCGCACCCCGCTCAACGCCCTGGTCGGCTTCAGCGACTTGCTGAGCCGCGGCGAGGTGCGCGACGAACACGAACGGCAAAACTATACCGACATCGTGGCCACAAGTGCCCGAAACCTGGCCACGCTGTTGAACGACTTGCTCGACTTGTCGGAGGTCGCCGGGGGGCAGCTCCGGGTCGAAAGGCAACCCTGTTCGCCGGCCGAAGTGATCGCCGAGGTCGTTTCGCTGTTGCAACCTGCAGCCCTGGAAGCAGGACTGACGCTCGACTCCGTCTGGCAGGAACACCTGCCCGAATCGATCGTCACCGATCGGGCACGGCTGCGCCAGGCATTGCTGAGCGTGGTGGGCTATTGCCTGCGGCACGCACGGCGCGGGCGCGTCCAGTTGGTGGCCCGTGCGGGCGACATCGAAGGACACTCGCGCCTGCAGGTGCGGCTGACGGCCCCGCTGGAACATCGCTCGGTGGCGCACGATACGGCGGCGCCGCCGGCCCGCGGAACGAAGGGTTCGCAGGCCGTCGACTTGCGTTACAGCTGCGACCTGGGAATGGCGACGGCCTGTCGCATTGCCCGGGCCCTCGGCGGCGACCTGGTCTGCGACGATTCGGGGGGGAACAACCGCGCGTTCGTGCTGACCGTCGACGCCGGAACGATCTCTTCACGGATCGCGCTCGAGTCACCGTCGGGCGACATCGTCGCGGCCGCCCCGCAACCGCCCACGCGCCCAAACCTGCAGGGTGCCCGGATTCTGGTGGCCGACGACGGCGACGCTAACCGGCGTTTGATCCAGGTCTTGCTCACGCGCGCGGGGGCCAAGGTCGCGGTGGCGGCCGATGGGCAACAGGCCGTCGAGCTGGCACTGGCTGAGGCGCACGACCTGATCCTGATGGACATGCAGATGCCCGTGCTCGACGGCTACGATGCGACCGCCAAGCTTCGTCAGGCGGGCATCGCCACGCCGATCGTGGCGCTGACCGCGCATGCCTTGCAAAGCGACGAGGCCAAGTGCCGCGCGGCGGGCTGCTCCGACTATCTCACCAAGCCGATCGAACCCCAGCGGCTGCTGGAACAAGTCGACCGACTGCTTAGCCGGAGTCCCGAGCCCGCGGCTTCTGCACCGCAGGCTTTGCCGACGTGCAGCGTCGAGCTGCCGGCCATGTCGGCCGCCGGGCCGTTGCGGTCGAGCTTGCCGCAAGATGACCAGGAATTCCGGGAGATCGTCGGCGAGTTTGTCGACCGTTTCAACCAACGGCTCGGCGAGATGCGCGATGTGCTGGGGACCGGCGATCTTCATCGACTCGGCGAATTGGCGCATTGGTTGAAGGGCTGCGGAGGCACGGCGGGGTTTGCACAGCTCAGCGACGTGGCGAGCGAATTGCTGTCTGCCTCGCGCGACAGCAACGCCTCGCAAGCCGATCGCGTTTTGAACGAACTGGAAGTCCTGGCAACGCGGATCGAATCGCCGCAAGTGGCGCCGCCGATTGCCGACGCTTCTGACACTCGCGGGGGGGGCACCCTGCCATGAATCGCGACACATCCATTCTTGGACTCAGCCATCAAGAGGTGGCTTCGCGCGCCGAGGATCGCCTGGAAGGGACGATCCGCGCGATCTCGCAGGCTCTGCTGGCCGACCAGGAAGAAAGCGGGAACATCGCGCACGACTGGGCGCCGGCGAGCATGCAGCTGCTGATCATCGATGACGAACCGCTGAATATTCGCGTCCTGCAGCGCTACTTGCAGGAGCTGAGCTACACCAACGTGCGCGGCCTGACCGATTCGACCCAAGCGCTCGATTCCATCCGCGAGCATCGGCCCGACGTCGTGCTCCTCGACCTGCACATGCCCAAGGTCACCGGCGACGAGATCCTGGCCGAGCTCCGGTGCGACGCGGCGTTTCAGTACCTGCCGGTGATCGTGATCACTGCGGCAATCGACCGGCAAACGCGGCTGAAGATTCTTGAACTGGGCGCCACCGACTTCCTGCACAAGCCAATCGACTCGAGCGAACTGGCGCTGCGGGTCCGCAATGCCGGCATGGTCAAGCGCTACCACGACGGCATTCGCGGCTACGCCGAGCGGCTCGAATCGGGGCTGCGGCTTCGCGCGGCCGAACTCGAGGCCTCGCGCCGGGAAATCATCTGCTGCCTGGCCCGGGCCGGCGAATTCCGCGACAACGACACGGGTAACCACGTCCTGCGAGTGGGCCGCTACGCGGGCCTCGTGGCGTCGGCCATGCGGCAGGGTCCGCGGTTCGTCGAGATGATCGAACTCGCGGCCCAATTGCACGACATCGGCAAGATCGGCATTCCCGACGAGATCCTGCGCAGGCCCGGCGCGCTGAGCCCCGATGAAATCGAAACCATGCGGCAACACGTGATCTACGGTCAGAAGATCATCAATCCTTACGAACGCGCGCACAAGGAAGCGTCCGAGACGTCCGAGCCGTCGTTCGAGCGTCAGCTGGCCAACCCGGGACGATCGGAACTGATCCAGATGGCGTCGCGGATTGCGATGACCCACCACGAGAAATGGGACGGAACCGGCTATCCGATGGGGCTGTCCGGCGAGCAAATTCCCCTCGAAGGCCGGATTACGGCCGTGGCCGACGTCTTCGATGCCCTGAGCAGCCGGCGGCCCTACAAACCGCCCATCCCCTTCGAACGCTGCCTGGAAATCATCGCCAGCGAGAGCGGCAAGCACTTCGATCCGCGCGTGGCCGAGGCGTTTCTCTCGCAGCGCGAAGCCGTGCGGGCCATTCAAACCCAGTACTCCGACGGCGACTGACGCGTCCCAGCCCAGTTGGGCCGCGCTGGACTTGGGCCAAATCGGGACGCTAATCTAAGGGCGTTTCCGGCGGCGAGGCGCGGCGGCCTACCGATGTGTCGGTGCCCCCGCTTTGCCGCGCCGCCTCTTTCGTGCCTGGGCAAGCTGGCCATGCTGCGGATTACCGGCACCCCGTCGACGCTCTGCGATCGCGTCTCGCGACGTGAACTGTTGCGCGTCGGCGCCTTGGGCACGCTCGGGGTGTCGCTGGCCGACCTGTTGCGCCAACCCCAGCTCGCGCAGGCAACCAACACCGCCGCACCACGCGCCCGGTCGTGCATCGTGCTGTTCTTGATGGGCGGCCCGCCGCAGCATTCGACCTGGGACCCCAAGCCGCAGGCACCGGCCGAAGTCCGTGGCGAATTCGCACCGATCGCGACCACCGTACCCGGCATGTCGATCGGCGAGCTGCTGCCGCAGACCGCCAAGGTCGCCGAGCGGTTGTGCCTGCTGCGCGCCGTGCGGACCGGCGACAACGCTCATTCGTCGAGCGGCTATTACATGATGACGGGCGTGCCGCATCAGCCGAAGAATTTCGAGAACGCCAATCCGGGCGCACCGAACAACTGGCCCCATCTGGCGGCCATCGTCCGGCGGCTGTCGCCCGCCGACTCGGCCTTTCCGGCCACCGTGCGGCTGCCGCATCACATCTTCAATACCGACGGCTCGGTCTGGCCCGGCCAGGACGCCGGATTCCTGGGCCGGACGCACGACCCCTGGCTGCTGCGCTGCCAGCCGGCCGATGCCGATTTTCGCGTGCCCGAAGTTTCGTTGCCTGCCGAGCTGTCGCTGGCGCGGATGTCCGGGCGCCGGGCCTTGCTCGCGCAGATCGAACAGCTCGACCGTGCGGCGCAAGGCGCGACGTCGCTGCTGCCGACCTACGATGCCGCCACGCGGCAGGCGTTGGATCTGGTCACCTCGCCCGAGTGCCGTGGCGCGTTCCGCCTCGAGGACGAGCCCGCCGAGCGGCGCGAGCGTTACGGTCGCACACAATTCGGGCAGAGCGTGCTGCTGGCCCGGCGGCTGATCGACGCCGGCACGCGGCTCGTGCAAGTCAATTGGTTCCGCAGCCCCGACGAACCGGCCGATGCCCCTTGTTGGGATTCGCACGTCGGCGAGGCCAGACGGCTGCGCACGGCGCTGCTGCCGCCGTTCGATCAGACGTTCTCCGCGCTAATCGAAGACTTGCAGGACACGGGCAAGCTCGACGAGACGCTGATCGTCGTGGCCTCGGAATTCGGCCGCAGCCCCCGGATCAACGCCCAGGGCGGCCGCGATCACTGGGGCAGCGTGTTTTCCGTCGCGCTGGCCGGCGGCGGTATCCGGGGTGGCACGATCTACGGGGCCTCGGACGCCCTCGGCGGCGAGCCGCACACTGGCCTGGTGCGGCCCGAGGACCTGCTCGCGACCATCTTCCATTGCCTGGGGCTCGAACCGGAAACGATTCTGCACGACCCGCTTAACCGGCCGTTTCCGATTGCCCGTGGACAGATCCTGCACG from Pirellulales bacterium includes:
- a CDS encoding DUF1501 domain-containing protein, which encodes MCRCPRFAAPPLSCLGKLAMLRITGTPSTLCDRVSRRELLRVGALGTLGVSLADLLRQPQLAQATNTAAPRARSCIVLFLMGGPPQHSTWDPKPQAPAEVRGEFAPIATTVPGMSIGELLPQTAKVAERLCLLRAVRTGDNAHSSSGYYMMTGVPHQPKNFENANPGAPNNWPHLAAIVRRLSPADSAFPATVRLPHHIFNTDGSVWPGQDAGFLGRTHDPWLLRCQPADADFRVPEVSLPAELSLARMSGRRALLAQIEQLDRAAQGATSLLPTYDAATRQALDLVTSPECRGAFRLEDEPAERRERYGRTQFGQSVLLARRLIDAGTRLVQVNWFRSPDEPADAPCWDSHVGEARRLRTALLPPFDQTFSALIEDLQDTGKLDETLIVVASEFGRSPRINAQGGRDHWGSVFSVALAGGGIRGGTIYGASDALGGEPHTGLVRPEDLLATIFHCLGLEPETILHDPLNRPFPIARGQILHDVLI
- a CDS encoding GGDEF domain-containing protein translates to MNVAILVMLALIGVAEFALGVLAGRLWAASRGPLEPTPAPLPPATLPAVRPERAPVAAVAAAPAASSPELTVQVAQHIQDIGSLMQSDITRHAESVQEFSNRLEQSSRGSAADSHDPALIEAVKEMVAANSALQQRLRDAEEKLSKQAEQLKVNETAARTDGLTAIANRRAFEEHLAKCRLRWTERSIPTTLMMIDVDHFKKFNDTHGHLAGDAVLKQVAKTLAGSVRDGDFAARYGGEEFAVLFGATEMIDIGMAADRIRQAIEAMEIEFAEKRLKVTISCGLAETAGDESTQNLISRADKALYAAKQNGRNRVYCEHRDTTYALVMQTPKEAHSGEEDPSELDRRRIQRRLRIGPLTDGNLPASNEFFPVMCRDITPTGLCFYLEQEPLFTSLVIEMNEGEELVPVLADLVDVRAADTYGGGYQCKCRFHQPTACADEAALATV
- a CDS encoding response regulator, with amino-acid sequence MNRDTSILGLSHQEVASRAEDRLEGTIRAISQALLADQEESGNIAHDWAPASMQLLIIDDEPLNIRVLQRYLQELSYTNVRGLTDSTQALDSIREHRPDVVLLDLHMPKVTGDEILAELRCDAAFQYLPVIVITAAIDRQTRLKILELGATDFLHKPIDSSELALRVRNAGMVKRYHDGIRGYAERLESGLRLRAAELEASRREIICCLARAGEFRDNDTGNHVLRVGRYAGLVASAMRQGPRFVEMIELAAQLHDIGKIGIPDEILRRPGALSPDEIETMRQHVIYGQKIINPYERAHKEASETSEPSFERQLANPGRSELIQMASRIAMTHHEKWDGTGYPMGLSGEQIPLEGRITAVADVFDALSSRRPYKPPIPFERCLEIIASESGKHFDPRVAEAFLSQREAVRAIQTQYSDGD
- a CDS encoding response regulator — translated: MHRRSIKTKLILLATISGIAAVAVASTSFVLNDLVQLRESKWAQLRATAAILAANAAPALEAQDTQAAHQLLRSLASQPCIESAALYDEQHRLWVSLPFNGQAATESEPTLDNESLGERTTSTGDYVIHYPVAVRGARLGTLGIRANSRDVAKHLAEYLTLAMIVAICSALLSVHLAIILQRRLAEPIVRLAAFAHQIACRGDYSVRIEYAGNDEIGDLYGAFDSLLEKVEASETALLLAQSQLADRVGERTNQLLEEMDQRRRVQTELVAAQNETEVAQRVKQNFLAEKSFEIRTPLNALVGFSDLLSRGEVRDEHERQNYTDIVATSARNLATLLNDLLDLSEVAGGQLRVERQPCSPAEVIAEVVSLLQPAALEAGLTLDSVWQEHLPESIVTDRARLRQALLSVVGYCLRHARRGRVQLVARAGDIEGHSRLQVRLTAPLEHRSVAHDTAAPPARGTKGSQAVDLRYSCDLGMATACRIARALGGDLVCDDSGGNNRAFVLTVDAGTISSRIALESPSGDIVAAAPQPPTRPNLQGARILVADDGDANRRLIQVLLTRAGAKVAVAADGQQAVELALAEAHDLILMDMQMPVLDGYDATAKLRQAGIATPIVALTAHALQSDEAKCRAAGCSDYLTKPIEPQRLLEQVDRLLSRSPEPAASAPQALPTCSVELPAMSAAGPLRSSLPQDDQEFREIVGEFVDRFNQRLGEMRDVLGTGDLHRLGELAHWLKGCGGTAGFAQLSDVASELLSASRDSNASQADRVLNELEVLATRIESPQVAPPIADASDTRGGGTLP